In one window of Mauremys reevesii isolate NIE-2019 linkage group 22, ASM1616193v1, whole genome shotgun sequence DNA:
- the LOC120388488 gene encoding olfactory receptor 1E5-like — translation MASSQAGAMGPGNRTGVPEFVLLGLASRPATRRLLFPFFLGTYLATLLGNLVVSLLIRRDPRLRRAPMYFFLAHLSLADVGFTSAAAPTALGTLASGSWAVPYAACLAQSYVFVAFGVLENFLLAVMAYDRCLAVCRPLRYAATMSPGRRWGLVGAAWGLAQLHALLHTLLLARLPFPARPRLRHFLCDLRQLLALAAGDTRPNHAAVLAEGSLAVLGPLLLVAGSYGRIVATLAQLPAARGWRRALSTCGAHLATVALFYGTVIGLFFRPAGHYAPWRDMVATLLYSTVTPLLNPFIYSLRNQEMRGALRRVLGRGPAPQGV, via the exons ATGGCTagtagccaggctgg GGCCATGGGGCCGGGGAACAGAACCGGCGTCCCCGAGTTCGTCCTGCTGGGCCTCGCCTCCCGCCCGGCCACACGCCGCCTGCTCTTCCCCTTCTTCCTGGGCACCTACCTGGCCACCCTGCTGGGCAACCTGGTGGTGTCCCTGCTGATCCGCCGGGACCCCCGCCTGCGCCGggcccccatgtacttcttcctggccCACCTCTCGCTGGCCGACGTGGGCTTCACCTCCGCCGCCGCCCCCACGGCGCTGGGGACCCTGGCGTCCGGGAGCTGGGCGGTGCCCTACGCCGCCTGCCTGGCCCAGAGCTACGTCTTCGTCGCCTTCGGGGTGCTGGAGAACTTCCTGCTGGCCGTCATGGCCTACGACCGCTGCCTGGCCGTCTGCCGCCCGCTCCGCTACGCCGCCACCATGAGCCCCGGGCGCCGCTGGGGGCTGGTGGGCGCCGCCTGGGGGCTGGCCCAGCTCCACGCCCTGCTGCACACCCTGCTCCTCGCCCGCCTGCCCttccccgcccgcccccgcctccGCCACTTCCTCTGCGACCTGCGccagctcctggccctggccgCCGGGGACACCCGGCCCAACCACGCCGCCGTCCTGGCCGAGGGCAGCCTGGCCGTGCTGGGGCCGCTGCTCCTGGTGGCCGGCTCCTACGGGCGCATCGTGGCcaccctggcccagctgcccGCCGCCCGGGGCTGGCGCCGGGCCCTCTCCACCTGCGGGGCCCACCTGGCCACGGTGGCCCTGTTCTACGGCACCGTCATTGGGCTTTTCTTCCGGCCCGCCGGCCACTACGCCCCCTGGCGGGACATGGTGGCCACCCTGCTCTACTCCACCGTCACCCCCCTCCTCAACCCCTTCATCTACAGCCTCCGCAACCAGGAGATGAGGGGGGCTCTCCGgcgggtgctggggaggggcccgGCGCCCCAGggagtctag